A region from the Triticum urartu cultivar G1812 chromosome 1, Tu2.1, whole genome shotgun sequence genome encodes:
- the LOC125539268 gene encoding patatin-like protein 2 isoform X2, translating into MAGGSSAAAGDEAKVVTILSIDGGGVRGIIPAIVLAFLEKELQKLDGPDARIADYFDVVAGTSTGGLLTVMLAAPDKDGRPLFDAKDLAQFYIDESPKIFPQKGSIFSKIGSALALATGPKYDGKYLHSLLHRHLGDTKLDGALTHVVIPAFDIAYLQPTIFSSFQLENQPAKNALLSDIAIGTSAAPTFFPAHYFETNDGKGGTRAFNLIDGAVAANNPTLLAMNQVAEHMVLAGQQPAGKSYIVISIGCGTSSLPKLKYSAKDAAKWGILSWLIKDGSVPILDMFNAGSADMVDFHLSVLSAVLGTSHQYLRIQYDKLSGSAGSIDDSSKANLDRLVKIGEELLSEKVSGVDLETGRNVEVPGGGTNAEELAKYAKQLSDERRRRRNN; encoded by the exons ATGGCAGGAGGTAGTTCTGCTGCAGCAGGTGACGAAGCAAAGGTGGTAACCATCTTGAGCATCGACGGCGGCGGCGTGAGAGGGATCATCCCGGCCATCGTCCTTGCCTTCCTTGAAAAGGAGCTCCAG AAACTGGACGGGCCGGATGCTAGGATCGCGGACTACTTCGATGTCGTCGCCGGCACGAGCACGGGTGGCCTCTTGACGGTGATGCTTGCGGCACCGGACAAGGATGGGCGGCCGCTGTTCGACGCCAAGGATCTAGCGCAGTTCTACATCGACGAGTCGCCCAAGATCTTCCCACAGAA GGGCTCCATCTTCTCCAAGATCGGCTCGGCTCTGGCTCTGGCGACAGGGCCCAAGTACGACGGCAAGTACCTCCATTCGCTGCTCCATCGGCACCTCGGTGACACCAAGCTGGACGGGGCTCTGACCCATGTGGTCATCCCGGCATTCGATATCGCGTACCTGCAACCCACCATCTTCTCCAGCTTCCAG TTGGAGAACCAGCCCGCCAAGAACGCGCTCCTGTCGGACATCGCCATCGGCACCTCCGCCGCACCTACCTTCTTCCCGGCGCACTACTTCGAGACCAACGATGGCAAGGGCGGCACGAGGGCCTTCAACCTCATCGACGGCGCCGTGGCCGCCAACAACCCT ACTCTATTAGCGATGAACCAGGTGGCGGAGCACATGGTCCTCGCCGGGCAGCAGCCGGCGGGAAAGTCATACATAGTCATCTCCATCGGCTGTGGGACATCATCGCTCCCAAAACTCAAGTACAGCGCCAAGGATGCCGCCAAGTGGGGCATCTTGAGCTGGCTCATCAAGGACGGCTCCGTACCCATCCTCGACATGTTCAACGCCGGCAGCGCCGACATGGTCGACTTCCACCTCTCCGTCCTCTCCGCCGTCCTCGGCACCTCCCACCAATACCTGCGCATCCAG TATGATAAACTGAGCGGGAGTGCGGGTTCGATCGACGACTCCTCCAAAGCCAACTTGGATAGGTTGGTGAAGATTGGTGAAGAGCTGCTCAGCGAGAAGGTGTCCGGGGTGGACCTGGAGACCGGCCGGAATGTGGAGGTGCCCGGCGGGGGCACCAACGCGGAGGAGCTAGCTAAGTATGCAAAGCAGCTCTCCGACGAGCGGCGCAGACGCCGCAACAATTAA
- the LOC125539268 gene encoding patatin-like protein 2 isoform X1, which yields MAGGSSAAAGDEAKVVTILSIDGGGVRGIIPAIVLAFLEKELQKLDGPDARIADYFDVVAGTSTGGLLTVMLAAPDKDGRPLFDAKDLAQFYIDESPKIFPQNCRGSIFSKIGSALALATGPKYDGKYLHSLLHRHLGDTKLDGALTHVVIPAFDIAYLQPTIFSSFQLENQPAKNALLSDIAIGTSAAPTFFPAHYFETNDGKGGTRAFNLIDGAVAANNPTLLAMNQVAEHMVLAGQQPAGKSYIVISIGCGTSSLPKLKYSAKDAAKWGILSWLIKDGSVPILDMFNAGSADMVDFHLSVLSAVLGTSHQYLRIQYDKLSGSAGSIDDSSKANLDRLVKIGEELLSEKVSGVDLETGRNVEVPGGGTNAEELAKYAKQLSDERRRRRNN from the exons ATGGCAGGAGGTAGTTCTGCTGCAGCAGGTGACGAAGCAAAGGTGGTAACCATCTTGAGCATCGACGGCGGCGGCGTGAGAGGGATCATCCCGGCCATCGTCCTTGCCTTCCTTGAAAAGGAGCTCCAG AAACTGGACGGGCCGGATGCTAGGATCGCGGACTACTTCGATGTCGTCGCCGGCACGAGCACGGGTGGCCTCTTGACGGTGATGCTTGCGGCACCGGACAAGGATGGGCGGCCGCTGTTCGACGCCAAGGATCTAGCGCAGTTCTACATCGACGAGTCGCCCAAGATCTTCCCACAGAA CTGCAGGGGCTCCATCTTCTCCAAGATCGGCTCGGCTCTGGCTCTGGCGACAGGGCCCAAGTACGACGGCAAGTACCTCCATTCGCTGCTCCATCGGCACCTCGGTGACACCAAGCTGGACGGGGCTCTGACCCATGTGGTCATCCCGGCATTCGATATCGCGTACCTGCAACCCACCATCTTCTCCAGCTTCCAG TTGGAGAACCAGCCCGCCAAGAACGCGCTCCTGTCGGACATCGCCATCGGCACCTCCGCCGCACCTACCTTCTTCCCGGCGCACTACTTCGAGACCAACGATGGCAAGGGCGGCACGAGGGCCTTCAACCTCATCGACGGCGCCGTGGCCGCCAACAACCCT ACTCTATTAGCGATGAACCAGGTGGCGGAGCACATGGTCCTCGCCGGGCAGCAGCCGGCGGGAAAGTCATACATAGTCATCTCCATCGGCTGTGGGACATCATCGCTCCCAAAACTCAAGTACAGCGCCAAGGATGCCGCCAAGTGGGGCATCTTGAGCTGGCTCATCAAGGACGGCTCCGTACCCATCCTCGACATGTTCAACGCCGGCAGCGCCGACATGGTCGACTTCCACCTCTCCGTCCTCTCCGCCGTCCTCGGCACCTCCCACCAATACCTGCGCATCCAG TATGATAAACTGAGCGGGAGTGCGGGTTCGATCGACGACTCCTCCAAAGCCAACTTGGATAGGTTGGTGAAGATTGGTGAAGAGCTGCTCAGCGAGAAGGTGTCCGGGGTGGACCTGGAGACCGGCCGGAATGTGGAGGTGCCCGGCGGGGGCACCAACGCGGAGGAGCTAGCTAAGTATGCAAAGCAGCTCTCCGACGAGCGGCGCAGACGCCGCAACAATTAA